A window from Planococcus maritimus encodes these proteins:
- a CDS encoding SCO family protein gives MLIGMLFLTACGQGIDNPLNWETEEFTFTDHNDEDFGSSDLEGKVWLADFVFTSCTTVCLPMMANMKGVQEELQAQGLDVEIVSFSVDPTVDTPEILKSYAENYDVDLTSWHLLTGYSQEQIADFALENFKAIAQKPQDDTQVIHGTSFYLVNHEGVIMKDYDGLNPPVEDIVRDAEILVEEAEG, from the coding sequence ATGCTGATTGGCATGTTGTTTTTGACTGCCTGCGGCCAAGGCATTGATAACCCATTGAATTGGGAAACAGAAGAATTCACATTCACCGACCATAATGATGAAGACTTCGGATCCAGCGACCTCGAAGGAAAAGTCTGGCTGGCCGATTTTGTCTTCACTAGCTGCACAACGGTCTGCCTACCAATGATGGCGAATATGAAAGGCGTCCAGGAAGAACTTCAGGCGCAAGGACTTGATGTCGAGATCGTGTCATTCAGCGTAGACCCGACTGTCGACACACCGGAAATCTTGAAATCATATGCGGAAAACTACGATGTCGATTTGACCAGCTGGCATTTACTGACCGGCTATTCCCAAGAGCAAATTGCTGACTTTGCACTCGAGAACTTCAAGGCCATTGCCCAGAAGCCTCAAGATGATACGCAAGTAATCCACGGCACTTCTTTTTACTTGGTGAATCACGAAGGCGTCATCATGAAAGACTACGATGGACTGAACCCGCCGGTTGAAGACATCGTGCGCGATGCGGAGATCCTCGTCGAGGAGGCAGAAGGATGA
- the glgB gene encoding 1,4-alpha-glucan branching protein GlgB, whose translation MEFLLNTWTTERLQAFHEGQMVDGYLYFGAHALGKETTFSVWAPEIDGIDVVCVDPETERVSTYALERHPHDSSIWGVSIPENLEGQLYEYALRTPSGEVLWKSDPYARQSEKRPFTKSIVSGSSEYTWPLDVLKHKQTINDRHLERPMAIYEVHIGTWRRKADGEFYTYREIADQLIPYVIDMGFTHIEILPITEHPLDESWGYQTTGYFSPTGRYGTADELKYFVTACAEHGLGLILDWVPGHFCVDQHGLANFNGQLLYEEAREERRMNPDWGTLNFDINKGEVVSFILSSAHYWLEEFKFDGYRMDALVNLLFIPNIKERPHNEEGAEFLRKLTASLKRHYPEKLLIAEDAWHYPKVTHPVEFGGVGFDYKWNFGWMHDTLEYMKTPPAERSKAHGKMNFSMVYQYEERYQVIFSHDTVADGRKSLLNKLPGTREERFLQLRLLFGFWMAHPGKKLLFMGQEFGHFEEWEFQPELDWASLEDPQHKRIHEFMKELLAFYRSEKAFFELDDERDGFLWLDADNHEQSVASFIRRGFLPEDECLVLCNFSEHRYEEFQVGAPQKGLYEEIFSTNAAQFGGSAAELQQAVETLDIMCDDQPFSLTLDLPPFTVSIWKKRQDGSGLL comes from the coding sequence ATGGAATTTTTGTTGAATACATGGACGACAGAACGGCTACAAGCTTTTCATGAAGGGCAAATGGTTGATGGCTATTTGTATTTCGGAGCGCATGCACTTGGGAAAGAAACCACCTTTTCGGTTTGGGCCCCTGAAATCGACGGCATTGATGTCGTCTGTGTCGATCCCGAGACAGAACGCGTCTCCACTTACGCGCTGGAGCGGCATCCGCATGATTCAAGCATATGGGGAGTGAGTATCCCTGAAAACCTGGAAGGCCAGCTCTATGAATATGCGCTTCGGACACCGAGTGGCGAAGTGCTATGGAAATCGGATCCGTATGCGAGGCAAAGCGAGAAGCGCCCGTTCACCAAATCGATTGTTTCCGGTTCTAGCGAATACACGTGGCCATTGGATGTGCTCAAGCATAAGCAAACGATCAACGACCGGCATCTGGAACGCCCGATGGCTATTTACGAAGTGCATATCGGCACTTGGCGGCGCAAGGCAGACGGCGAGTTTTACACGTATCGCGAAATTGCGGACCAGCTGATCCCCTACGTCATCGATATGGGCTTCACACATATCGAGATTCTGCCGATTACCGAGCATCCGCTCGATGAATCTTGGGGCTACCAGACAACTGGGTATTTTTCACCGACTGGCCGCTATGGCACGGCTGATGAATTGAAGTATTTCGTTACAGCTTGCGCAGAACATGGACTAGGTTTGATCTTGGACTGGGTCCCGGGCCATTTTTGCGTGGACCAGCACGGGTTGGCGAATTTCAATGGCCAATTGCTTTACGAAGAAGCGCGGGAAGAACGCCGCATGAACCCGGATTGGGGAACCTTGAACTTTGATATCAATAAAGGCGAAGTGGTGAGCTTTATCTTATCGAGTGCCCATTACTGGCTCGAGGAATTTAAGTTTGACGGTTACCGGATGGATGCGCTCGTCAATCTCTTGTTCATCCCGAACATTAAGGAACGACCCCATAACGAAGAAGGGGCGGAGTTTCTCAGGAAGTTGACCGCTAGCCTGAAACGCCATTATCCGGAGAAATTACTGATTGCCGAAGATGCCTGGCATTACCCGAAAGTGACGCATCCGGTCGAATTCGGCGGTGTTGGCTTTGATTACAAATGGAATTTCGGCTGGATGCATGACACGCTCGAGTATATGAAAACGCCGCCGGCAGAGCGCTCAAAAGCGCATGGGAAAATGAATTTCTCAATGGTGTATCAATACGAAGAGCGTTACCAGGTGATTTTTTCCCACGACACTGTAGCGGATGGCCGGAAATCCTTGCTCAACAAACTGCCGGGCACGAGGGAAGAACGCTTCCTTCAATTGCGGTTGCTGTTTGGGTTTTGGATGGCGCATCCGGGTAAGAAACTATTGTTCATGGGACAGGAGTTCGGCCATTTCGAGGAATGGGAATTCCAGCCGGAACTCGACTGGGCGTCGCTCGAAGATCCACAGCATAAGAGAATCCATGAATTCATGAAAGAATTGCTGGCGTTCTACCGAAGCGAAAAAGCGTTTTTTGAACTCGATGATGAGCGCGATGGCTTTTTGTGGCTCGATGCCGATAACCATGAACAAAGCGTAGCGAGCTTTATCCGCAGAGGGTTTTTGCCAGAAGACGAATGCCTTGTGTTATGCAATTTCTCTGAACATCGTTATGAAGAGTTTCAAGTGGGCGCACCACAAAAAGGGCTTTACGAAGAGATATTTTCCACCAACGCAGCACAATTTGGTGGTTCTGCAGCAGAGTTGCAGCAGGCGGTGGAAACACTTGATATCATGTGCGACGATCAGCCTTTTTCATTAACACTTGATTTGCCGCCGTTCACGGTGAGTATTTGGAAAAAAAGACAGGATGGGAGTGGTTTGTTGTGA
- a CDS encoding ring-cleaving dioxygenase, translated as MGERTKGIHHITAIVGEAQENTDFYAGVLGMRLVKKTVNFDDPGTYHLYFGNDQGAPGTIMTFFPWGKAYQGKIGDGQVGVTAFAVPEGALSFWRNRLESYRVSFEEHVRFGETYLKFADPHGLQLELVERGTGQASEWTGGGITEANAIKGFAGAVLYTANAAKTKELLENVIGFSRQEEQGDYVRLVSDGTLGNTLDIKQTRVGAGQMGVGTVHHIAFRADDDVDQLEWKNRIEAYGLGVTPIQDRNYFRSIYFREYGDLLFEMATDPPGFAVDESPHALGEELQLPKQYEQYRKRLLAELPPVYARPLK; from the coding sequence ATGGGCGAAAGAACAAAAGGCATTCATCACATTACAGCGATTGTTGGAGAAGCGCAGGAGAACACCGATTTTTACGCGGGAGTGCTCGGCATGCGTCTCGTCAAGAAGACGGTGAATTTCGACGATCCGGGTACTTACCATTTGTATTTCGGAAACGATCAGGGAGCACCTGGCACAATCATGACCTTTTTCCCGTGGGGCAAAGCTTATCAAGGGAAAATAGGCGATGGGCAAGTCGGTGTTACGGCTTTTGCAGTCCCAGAAGGCGCATTGTCTTTCTGGCGCAATCGGCTCGAAAGCTATCGTGTAAGCTTTGAAGAACATGTCCGCTTTGGTGAGACTTATTTGAAATTTGCAGATCCCCATGGCCTTCAGCTGGAGTTGGTTGAACGTGGAACCGGCCAAGCAAGCGAATGGACGGGTGGCGGGATTACAGAAGCCAATGCCATCAAAGGCTTTGCCGGGGCTGTTTTGTACACGGCCAATGCCGCCAAAACCAAAGAGTTATTAGAAAACGTAATTGGCTTTTCCCGTCAAGAAGAGCAAGGCGATTACGTCCGCTTAGTATCGGATGGGACGCTTGGCAATACATTGGACATCAAGCAGACGCGTGTTGGTGCGGGGCAAATGGGTGTCGGCACGGTCCATCACATTGCCTTCCGGGCAGATGACGACGTGGATCAATTGGAATGGAAAAACCGCATCGAAGCATATGGACTCGGTGTCACACCAATACAGGACCGCAATTACTTCCGTTCCATTTATTTCCGTGAATATGGCGACCTGTTATTTGAAATGGCCACTGACCCACCCGGCTTCGCAGTTGACGAAAGCCCACATGCGCTCGGTGAGGAACTACAATTGCCTAAGCAATACGAGCAGTACCGGAAGCGCTTATTGGCAGAATTACCGCCAGTTTACGCGCGCCCGCTTAAATAG
- a CDS encoding proline dehydrogenase family protein gives MGITRSFFIALSNNRLLNSGAKKWGFQLGAAKVVAGTDIPNMMASVRALNEDGISATIDRLGEFVTSRKEATQAKEEIIQTAEAITEAGVDAHLSVKLTQIGLDIDNQFCLENIREIAAEAEKRGIYVNLDMENYEHLQPTLDILHTLKKEFDSVGTVIQSYLFRSEQDLEALQHVRLRLVKGAYQESEQVAFQSAEEVDANFLKLIKLRLDQPVFTSIATHDHHIINAAIDYINEQDIPKDRFEFQMLYGFRTDLLKELSEDYQVTSYVPFGQDWYGYFMRRLAERPQNIQLVLKGALSKSS, from the coding sequence ATGGGAATCACAAGGAGTTTTTTTATCGCATTGTCCAATAATCGGCTATTGAATAGCGGAGCCAAAAAATGGGGATTTCAGTTGGGTGCCGCAAAGGTCGTTGCTGGAACCGATATTCCGAATATGATGGCGTCCGTCCGCGCATTGAATGAGGATGGGATCTCTGCCACGATCGACCGGCTCGGGGAATTTGTCACCAGCCGCAAAGAAGCCACACAGGCTAAAGAGGAAATTATTCAAACAGCTGAAGCGATCACAGAAGCTGGAGTGGATGCACACTTGTCCGTTAAATTGACCCAGATTGGGCTCGATATCGACAACCAGTTCTGTTTAGAAAACATCCGTGAAATAGCGGCCGAAGCTGAGAAGCGCGGAATTTACGTGAACTTAGATATGGAAAACTACGAACATCTTCAACCCACACTCGATATATTGCATACTTTAAAAAAGGAGTTCGACAGTGTAGGAACGGTTATACAATCATATCTATTCCGTTCTGAACAAGATTTGGAAGCGCTTCAACACGTCCGGCTACGGCTAGTGAAAGGCGCTTATCAGGAAAGTGAACAAGTGGCGTTCCAATCTGCAGAGGAAGTCGACGCCAATTTTCTCAAGCTCATCAAGCTGCGGCTCGACCAGCCGGTGTTCACATCGATCGCCACACATGATCATCATATTATCAACGCAGCAATTGACTATATTAACGAACAAGATATTCCAAAAGACCGCTTCGAATTCCAAATGCTCTACGGCTTCCGGACAGATTTATTAAAAGAGCTGTCGGAAGATTACCAAGTGACATCTTATGTGCCGTTTGGCCAAGACTGGTATGGCTATTTCATGAGACGCCTTGCCGAAAGGCCGCAGAACATCCAATTGGTTTTAAAAGGTGCTCTTTCCAAATCTTCTTAA
- a CDS encoding glucose-1-phosphate adenylyltransferase, with translation MNEKVVAMLLAGGQGSRLKSLTYDIAKPAIPYGGKYRIIDFPLSNCTNSGITTVGVLTQYQPHALHRYIGLGTPWDLDRHKGGVTMLPPYAEIDGIKWYAGTASAIYQNINYLTSCEPEYVLILSGDHIYKMDYEKLVEYHKEKQADVTVSVLEVPWEEASRFGIVNTDDDMHIVEFDEKPEKPKSNLASMGVYVFDWKKLEHYLEEDNSNEQSSHDFGKDILPKMLAEQKKMVAYPFKGYWKDVGTVDSLWEANMDLLDPSEGLVLHDPAWRIYSSNPQLPPQVITDTGRVQGSMVNEGCVISGTVNHSVIFQNVLVEQEAVVEDSVVMSGTKIGRGAQLSRVIVPPDVTVPENYQLLEPAAGITLLTQDLIDSWKESGQQ, from the coding sequence GTGAATGAAAAAGTAGTTGCGATGCTTCTCGCGGGTGGCCAAGGGAGCCGCTTGAAATCATTAACATATGATATTGCGAAACCAGCCATTCCTTATGGCGGGAAATACCGGATCATTGATTTTCCTTTATCGAATTGCACCAATTCCGGCATCACGACAGTCGGCGTCTTAACGCAGTATCAGCCGCATGCGCTCCATCGCTATATCGGGCTTGGTACGCCTTGGGATTTGGATCGCCATAAAGGCGGGGTGACCATGTTGCCGCCATATGCTGAAATCGATGGCATTAAATGGTATGCGGGAACGGCCAGTGCCATTTACCAGAACATCAATTACCTGACCAGTTGCGAGCCAGAATATGTATTGATTTTATCAGGAGATCATATTTACAAAATGGATTATGAAAAACTCGTAGAATACCACAAAGAAAAACAAGCCGACGTCACGGTTTCTGTTTTAGAAGTGCCGTGGGAAGAGGCAAGCCGCTTCGGTATCGTCAACACTGACGACGATATGCACATTGTAGAATTTGACGAAAAACCGGAAAAGCCGAAAAGTAATCTCGCTTCTATGGGCGTTTATGTATTCGATTGGAAAAAGTTAGAGCATTACTTGGAAGAAGATAATAGCAATGAACAATCCAGCCATGATTTCGGGAAAGACATTCTGCCGAAAATGCTGGCAGAGCAAAAGAAAATGGTAGCCTACCCGTTCAAGGGGTATTGGAAAGATGTCGGAACGGTCGACAGCCTATGGGAAGCGAATATGGATTTGCTTGACCCGTCAGAAGGGCTCGTCTTGCACGATCCTGCGTGGCGAATTTACTCATCGAACCCCCAATTGCCGCCACAAGTGATTACCGATACTGGTCGCGTGCAAGGTTCCATGGTCAACGAAGGCTGCGTCATTAGCGGAACAGTCAATCATTCAGTCATTTTCCAAAATGTCCTGGTTGAGCAGGAAGCGGTCGTAGAAGACAGTGTCGTCATGAGCGGAACAAAAATCGGGCGTGGAGCCCAGTTGAGCCGCGTCATCGTTCCGCCAGATGTCACGGTTCCGGAAAATTATCAATTGCTTGAACCGGCAGCAGGCATCACGCTATTGACGCAAGACTTAATCGATTCATGGAAGGAGAGTGGACAGCAATGA
- a CDS encoding sugar phosphate nucleotidyltransferase: protein MTLMAAVDASVKVAGLQDLTIHRSVSSIPFAGRYRLIDFALSNLVNADVNSVGIFASQPFGSLIDHIGVGKSWDLDRRKEGLFFLPTTHQNGGIATVGSFRDFEENLQFFEKSRQTHVVVTSSFVAGQLDYKEMLASHLASGNDITEAIGASGSLKSYILSRRLILELIHSYREKRILSVEDLVNLKKAPYTYGVYEYKGYFAIIDSIQQYFKESLGLLDENNRRLLFLPQAPIYTKVKDEPPTRYLDGSDVSNSMMANGSTIMGNVKNSIISRAVTIGRNANLDSCIIMQKCTIEENCELAYVVADKDVYIEKGVKLTGTADRPIVLRKGERVTKEDAQ, encoded by the coding sequence ATGACTTTGATGGCTGCAGTGGACGCTTCTGTAAAAGTAGCAGGGCTCCAAGACCTGACCATTCATCGATCGGTTTCTTCGATTCCGTTCGCGGGGAGATACCGCCTGATCGATTTCGCTTTATCGAATTTAGTGAATGCAGATGTCAATTCAGTCGGCATTTTCGCTTCGCAACCCTTTGGTTCGCTGATTGATCATATCGGAGTTGGGAAAAGCTGGGATTTAGACCGACGCAAAGAAGGCTTGTTCTTTCTCCCAACCACTCATCAAAACGGAGGCATCGCCACAGTTGGATCCTTCCGCGACTTTGAAGAAAATCTTCAGTTTTTTGAAAAAAGCCGTCAAACGCATGTCGTGGTGACAAGCAGTTTTGTCGCGGGGCAATTGGATTATAAAGAAATGCTTGCCAGTCATTTAGCGTCTGGCAATGACATTACGGAAGCCATCGGCGCAAGCGGCTCCTTAAAATCATACATTCTATCGCGCAGGTTGATTCTTGAATTGATTCACTCTTATCGGGAAAAGCGCATTCTCAGTGTCGAAGACTTAGTAAACTTGAAAAAAGCTCCGTATACATACGGAGTATATGAATACAAAGGGTATTTCGCAATCATCGATTCGATTCAGCAGTATTTTAAAGAGTCGCTTGGGCTATTGGACGAGAACAACCGCCGATTGCTGTTTTTGCCTCAAGCTCCCATCTATACAAAAGTGAAAGACGAGCCGCCGACGCGTTACTTGGATGGATCAGACGTATCGAATTCGATGATGGCCAATGGCAGCACCATTATGGGCAATGTCAAGAACAGTATCATCAGCCGTGCAGTCACAATCGGCCGCAACGCAAATCTTGACAGCTGCATCATCATGCAAAAATGCACCATCGAAGAAAATTGCGAACTTGCTTATGTAGTTGCCGATAAAGACGTCTATATTGAAAAAGGTGTCAAGCTGACCGGCACAGCTGACCGGCCAATTGTCCTTCGAAAAGGCGAGCGGGTCACAAAGGAGGATGCCCAATGA
- the glgA gene encoding glycogen synthase GlgA, which yields MKIVMAAAECAPFAKAGGLADVIGALPLELVKLGHEVQVIIPKYSLIHERYQEQFRKVEVHSFEFKEETAHYAIHELAKHGVQFLFLENDSYFERDSIYGPDDAERYAFFTRAVLDFLARSETAPDVVHVHDWHTAVLPFLLKEDPQYQQLSSRVKTVLTIHNIQFQGNFSKSVFLEQYRMDESFYDNGQVEWHGNFNSLKTGILYADKLTTVSPNYRDEILTEAYGEGLQHLLGERETDLQGILNGIDTDAYDPQGDEHIAQTFSAEDLQGKQANKRAIQKRCGLPEQPDVPLLTMVSRLSGQKGIDVLEQTLLEFLEGDVQFVLLGSGEARFEEFFQRLEVDYAGKVSVHLGFDESFAHQLYAGADIFLMPSHFEPCGLSQLISMRYGTIPVANRTGGLRDTVEEYNEVQTTGTGFLSDFKAGVHFDEALSRALSFYHQPEHWKALIRNGMKRDSSWSRSAKDYEQLYASLN from the coding sequence ATGAAGATTGTCATGGCCGCTGCGGAATGCGCGCCTTTTGCGAAAGCGGGGGGGTTGGCCGATGTCATCGGTGCGCTGCCGCTGGAATTGGTCAAGCTTGGACATGAGGTACAAGTCATTATCCCGAAATACAGTTTGATTCACGAACGCTACCAGGAGCAGTTTCGCAAAGTGGAAGTACATTCTTTTGAATTTAAAGAAGAAACGGCCCATTACGCCATACACGAACTCGCCAAGCATGGTGTCCAGTTCTTGTTTTTGGAAAACGATTCTTATTTTGAACGCGACAGCATTTACGGGCCAGACGATGCCGAGCGCTATGCTTTTTTCACCAGAGCGGTACTGGATTTCCTGGCGCGTTCCGAGACGGCACCGGATGTTGTCCATGTCCATGATTGGCACACGGCAGTATTGCCGTTCCTCTTGAAAGAAGATCCGCAATATCAGCAATTGTCCAGCCGTGTAAAAACGGTACTGACGATTCACAATATCCAGTTCCAAGGGAATTTTTCGAAATCCGTATTCTTGGAGCAATACCGAATGGATGAAAGTTTTTATGATAACGGGCAAGTCGAATGGCACGGAAACTTCAATTCTTTGAAAACCGGTATCTTGTATGCCGATAAATTAACAACTGTCAGCCCGAATTACCGAGATGAGATTTTGACGGAGGCTTATGGGGAGGGCTTGCAACACTTGCTTGGCGAAAGAGAAACCGATTTACAAGGCATATTGAACGGCATCGACACCGACGCCTACGACCCGCAAGGTGATGAACACATCGCGCAGACTTTCAGTGCAGAGGATTTACAAGGGAAACAGGCGAATAAACGCGCCATCCAAAAACGCTGCGGGCTGCCGGAACAGCCGGATGTGCCTTTGTTGACGATGGTATCGCGTTTGTCGGGACAAAAAGGAATCGATGTGCTCGAACAAACCCTCCTTGAATTTCTAGAAGGCGACGTCCAGTTTGTGCTGCTCGGTTCAGGAGAAGCGCGTTTTGAAGAATTTTTCCAGCGCCTTGAAGTGGACTATGCCGGAAAGGTCTCGGTCCATCTTGGGTTTGATGAGTCATTTGCCCACCAATTATACGCAGGCGCGGATATTTTCCTGATGCCCTCACATTTTGAACCGTGCGGCTTGAGCCAATTAATTTCGATGCGCTACGGGACGATCCCTGTAGCGAACCGGACGGGCGGTTTGCGCGATACGGTGGAAGAGTATAACGAAGTACAAACTACGGGAACAGGGTTCTTGAGCGATTTTAAAGCTGGCGTTCATTTTGATGAAGCCTTGTCGCGCGCATTGTCGTTTTATCATCAGCCGGAACATTGGAAGGCGTTGATCCGTAACGGCATGAAAAGAGATTCGTCCTGGTCGCGTTCGGCAAAAGACTACGAACAGTTATATGCGAGCTTAAACTGA
- a CDS encoding acetamidase/formamidase family protein, with amino-acid sequence MSENAVDTLLVNRYVNGVLDPDKEMLGPVKDGGHIIAHTAPGCWGPMITPCIRGGHEVTQPVHVEGAEPGDAIVIRIKSVEVTSLATASGNDKPIEGRFLGDPFVAVKCPGCGTLYPETIIQGVGSGAIRCANCGEDVSPFEFTHGYTMTFSDKGDVGITVSKQAAETIAQDGKEYMKTPEHSVQNPVVTFAPHDLVGTIARMRPFLGQLGTTPSRPTPDSHNAGDFGSFLVGAPHEYTSTQEELETHRTDGHMDISRVRAGAVLVCPVKVKGGGVYLGDMHAMQGDGEIAGHTSDVSGISHLQVHVLKGLGNAGPILFPNVEDLPYTAKPFTEAEKASAQKLAERFGLEQLEDSWPISFVGSGPTLNDATENGLQRAADLFGVTVPEIMNRATVTGSIEIGRHPGVVTVTFLAPESYLKAAGLFDLAKAQYG; translated from the coding sequence ATGTCTGAGAATGCTGTCGATACTTTATTGGTCAACCGTTATGTCAACGGGGTGCTCGACCCTGATAAAGAAATGCTTGGCCCGGTGAAAGACGGCGGGCATATCATTGCCCATACTGCACCGGGATGCTGGGGCCCGATGATCACGCCGTGCATCCGGGGCGGCCATGAAGTGACGCAGCCGGTTCACGTTGAAGGAGCAGAACCGGGAGATGCGATCGTCATCCGCATCAAGTCGGTGGAAGTGACATCGCTTGCGACGGCTTCTGGCAATGACAAGCCAATCGAAGGACGCTTCCTAGGCGATCCGTTTGTAGCTGTGAAGTGCCCGGGATGTGGAACCTTGTATCCCGAAACCATTATCCAAGGCGTCGGCAGCGGGGCAATTCGCTGTGCCAATTGCGGAGAAGATGTCAGCCCGTTCGAATTTACGCACGGTTACACCATGACGTTCAGCGACAAAGGCGATGTGGGCATTACGGTGTCGAAACAAGCGGCCGAAACCATTGCACAAGATGGCAAGGAATACATGAAAACGCCCGAACATTCGGTGCAAAATCCCGTAGTCACCTTTGCGCCACACGATTTGGTCGGCACAATCGCACGCATGCGCCCGTTTCTTGGCCAACTCGGTACGACGCCTTCCCGACCAACACCCGATTCACATAATGCGGGCGATTTCGGCTCGTTTCTTGTTGGCGCACCCCATGAATACACGAGCACGCAAGAAGAACTTGAAACTCACCGGACAGATGGCCATATGGATATCAGCCGCGTGCGGGCTGGGGCAGTGCTTGTATGTCCCGTCAAAGTGAAAGGTGGCGGCGTCTATTTGGGGGATATGCACGCCATGCAAGGCGACGGCGAAATTGCGGGGCATACTTCCGATGTGTCGGGCATCAGCCATTTGCAAGTACATGTGTTAAAGGGGCTTGGGAATGCCGGGCCGATTCTGTTCCCGAATGTTGAAGATTTGCCCTATACGGCAAAGCCGTTCACAGAAGCTGAAAAAGCCTCCGCCCAAAAACTGGCTGAACGTTTTGGGTTGGAACAGCTGGAAGATTCATGGCCGATTTCCTTTGTCGGTTCGGGGCCGACCTTAAACGATGCGACAGAAAATGGCCTGCAACGCGCTGCGGATTTGTTTGGCGTTACCGTGCCAGAAATCATGAACCGCGCCACGGTAACAGGGTCGATCGAAATCGGCCGCCACCCAGGCGTCGTCACCGTGACGTTCTTGGCACCGGAAAGTTATTTGAAAGCAGCGGGCTTATTCGACCTTGCGAAAGCGCAATATGGATAA
- a CDS encoding lactonase family protein has product MSSTYIVSGSYASAEQAGITLWELEPVTGKLAKKAEIPGVERPSFLAVHPNGTSFTAVSETGDGEVVAYWLNPQKGLIQELNRQPAGGDHPAHITIDEDGQWVVSVTYSGANVTVHPLRSDGSIGEMADSKHHEGSGAVADRQDAAHPHSALQLPGTNRFFVSDLGMDAIVRYRLDLHSGKLEQEAVTKTAPGAGPRHLAVHPSEAYVYGVNELNSTVSVYALEGRNLKERQNISALPEQFTGDNTAAEIAVSTDGRFVYVSNRGHDSIAVFRVAQGLLEAVGHADAGGAGPRHFTLVPNSPWIVIAHEGSGTIAVKRIGEDGMPGETVDSVETVTPVCVRLLK; this is encoded by the coding sequence ATGAGCAGTACATACATAGTTAGTGGGTCTTATGCATCCGCCGAACAGGCAGGCATCACGCTTTGGGAATTAGAGCCTGTTACGGGGAAGTTGGCGAAAAAAGCTGAAATTCCTGGAGTGGAACGCCCTTCATTTCTCGCGGTTCATCCGAACGGCACGAGTTTTACAGCCGTCAGCGAAACGGGAGACGGGGAGGTCGTAGCCTATTGGCTAAACCCTCAAAAAGGCCTGATCCAAGAGCTGAATCGCCAGCCTGCTGGGGGCGACCATCCTGCCCACATTACAATCGATGAAGATGGGCAATGGGTGGTTTCCGTCACGTATTCCGGAGCGAACGTTACGGTTCATCCCCTGCGGTCAGATGGGTCGATCGGTGAAATGGCCGATTCGAAACACCATGAAGGGAGTGGGGCAGTTGCAGACCGGCAAGACGCCGCCCATCCGCATTCAGCGCTTCAACTGCCAGGAACGAATCGTTTTTTTGTTTCCGACCTCGGAATGGATGCAATTGTCCGCTACCGTCTCGATTTGCATTCCGGAAAACTGGAGCAAGAAGCTGTGACCAAGACAGCACCCGGCGCAGGGCCGAGGCATCTGGCGGTTCATCCGTCCGAAGCCTATGTATACGGCGTCAATGAACTCAATTCGACGGTTTCGGTATATGCGCTCGAAGGTCGTAACCTGAAAGAAAGGCAGAATATCTCGGCGTTGCCAGAACAGTTCACAGGAGACAATACGGCTGCTGAAATCGCTGTATCGACAGATGGGCGATTCGTCTATGTGTCAAACCGGGGCCATGACAGCATAGCGGTGTTCCGGGTCGCACAAGGCTTACTCGAAGCGGTTGGCCATGCGGATGCCGGCGGAGCGGGGCCAAGGCATTTTACGCTGGTGCCAAATAGCCCATGGATCGTCATCGCCCATGAAGGCTCGGGGACGATCGCCGTCAAACGCATCGGCGAAGACGGCATGCCAGGCGAAACAGTCGATAGTGTCGAGACGGTTACGCCTGTCTGCGTGCGCTTGCTGAAATAG
- a CDS encoding shikimate kinase has translation MGAGKTTVGKLLARRLYRDFIDIDEEIEKVFGMPIPEIFNIYGEQTFRDKERELIKAFGSQPLLVISVGGGAFLQEENRRNCLANCTVLYFDISWDSWKERIHILTETRPLLKDKTLQEMEQLFRERQSIYAANHSEFRVDDFEAMDAADYLADSLKMSWDIHAPQP, from the coding sequence ATGGGAGCTGGAAAAACGACAGTCGGCAAGCTTTTGGCCCGCCGCCTTTACCGCGATTTCATCGACATCGATGAAGAAATTGAAAAGGTATTCGGCATGCCGATACCAGAAATTTTTAACATTTACGGTGAACAGACATTTCGCGACAAAGAACGGGAATTGATCAAAGCTTTTGGCAGCCAACCTCTGCTTGTGATTTCTGTTGGGGGAGGCGCGTTTCTTCAAGAAGAAAACCGCCGTAATTGCCTAGCCAATTGCACCGTCCTATATTTCGATATTTCCTGGGATTCCTGGAAAGAACGCATTCACATCCTGACGGAAACACGGCCGCTGTTGAAAGATAAAACCCTTCAGGAGATGGAACAGCTTTTCCGCGAGCGTCAATCGATTTATGCAGCCAACCACTCCGAATTCCGAGTCGACGATTTTGAAGCGATGGACGCTGCTGATTATTTGGCTGACTCATTGAAAATGTCCTGGGATATCCACGCGCCACAGCCATGA